In Priestia megaterium NBRC 15308 = ATCC 14581, the following proteins share a genomic window:
- a CDS encoding LysR family transcriptional regulator yields MEIKWLKTFIIAASYENFRQASEDLFLTQPAVSKHIQRLQQELGDELFEKKGKYIALTEAGRFFLPHAQKMVGAYEEGVGDFKLWKQGYNRKLTISAAPQIAASILPSLIKQFVERYPHIEVTVNITNSFQVGKDISDRKSDVGLTRMLPGQADVFYELIHKEKAVLVAPFSVGARTEQELLSSYRLLTNNHPVYWEDLLLQLKACYPHIQLLPVTQVEITKRFIEEGLGVSYLPFSMVKKEVENQTLSIISQQKIIRPSSHTYIVTKGETEEIKQFKHFVAETLTETS; encoded by the coding sequence ATGGAGATCAAATGGCTAAAAACATTCATCATAGCGGCTTCTTATGAAAATTTCAGACAAGCGTCTGAAGATTTATTTTTAACGCAGCCTGCTGTATCAAAGCATATTCAGCGACTGCAGCAAGAATTAGGGGATGAGCTTTTTGAAAAAAAAGGTAAATATATCGCGCTGACTGAGGCAGGACGCTTTTTTTTGCCTCATGCTCAAAAAATGGTGGGAGCATATGAGGAAGGAGTAGGGGATTTTAAGTTATGGAAGCAAGGATATAACCGAAAATTGACTATATCCGCTGCTCCTCAAATAGCAGCATCGATTTTGCCGAGTCTAATCAAACAATTTGTAGAGAGATATCCCCATATTGAAGTCACGGTTAATATCACAAATTCGTTTCAGGTGGGAAAAGACATCAGCGACAGAAAATCAGATGTTGGATTAACAAGGATGCTTCCGGGTCAGGCAGACGTTTTTTATGAGTTAATTCATAAAGAAAAAGCAGTCTTAGTGGCCCCGTTTTCTGTAGGAGCACGTACGGAACAGGAGCTGTTATCTTCCTACCGGCTGCTTACGAATAATCATCCTGTTTATTGGGAAGATTTACTCCTTCAACTCAAGGCTTGTTATCCTCACATTCAGCTGCTTCCTGTGACGCAAGTAGAAATTACAAAACGCTTTATTGAAGAAGGTTTAGGCGTATCTTATTTGCCATTTTCTATGGTGAAAAAGGAAGTTGAAAATCAAACGTTAAGCATAATTTCACAGCAAAAAATTATTCGGCCTTCTTCACACACGTATATCGTAACAAAAGGCGAAACAGAAGAAATAAAGCAGTTTAAGCACTTTGTAGCTGAGACCTTAACAGAAACGAGCTGA
- a CDS encoding aldo/keto reductase codes for MAEKVQIGKSELYVNPIGLGTNAVGGHNLYPNLNEEVGKDLVHKALDNGINLLDTAFIYGPKRSEELIGEVLKERGNREEAVIATKGAHKIVGDEVLLDNSPAFLKQSVEDSLKRLQTDYIDLYYIHFPDKNTPKDEAVGALKELKDEGKIRSIGVSNFSLDQLKEANKDGYVDVVQGQYNLIQREAENDILPYTAANRISFIPYFPLAAGLLAGKYDKNTKFNDLREDMPHFIGEAFQQNLEKVERLRQISSAKGVEVAHLVLAWYLTRDSIDVLIPGAKRSEQVLDNLKTLDVQLTSSEIKDIDHIFK; via the coding sequence ATGGCAGAAAAAGTACAGATTGGAAAATCCGAATTATATGTTAATCCTATTGGACTTGGAACAAACGCTGTAGGAGGACATAACTTATATCCTAACCTAAACGAAGAAGTCGGCAAAGACCTTGTTCATAAGGCGCTAGATAATGGCATAAACCTCCTTGATACAGCGTTCATTTATGGTCCAAAACGTTCTGAAGAACTAATTGGTGAAGTGCTAAAAGAACGTGGAAATCGTGAAGAAGCGGTTATCGCCACAAAAGGAGCACATAAAATTGTTGGAGATGAGGTACTGCTAGACAACTCTCCTGCGTTTTTAAAACAGTCAGTTGAAGATAGCTTAAAACGCCTTCAAACAGATTATATCGATTTGTATTATATTCATTTCCCAGACAAAAACACACCAAAAGACGAAGCGGTTGGTGCGTTAAAAGAACTAAAAGATGAAGGTAAGATCCGTTCCATTGGCGTATCAAACTTCTCGTTAGATCAGTTAAAAGAAGCAAATAAAGATGGTTATGTAGACGTGGTACAAGGCCAATATAACTTAATTCAGCGAGAAGCAGAAAACGATATTTTACCTTATACGGCTGCAAACCGCATTTCATTTATTCCATACTTCCCGCTAGCTGCTGGTTTACTTGCTGGGAAATACGATAAAAACACAAAGTTTAATGACCTGCGCGAAGATATGCCTCATTTTATCGGGGAAGCATTTCAGCAAAATCTAGAAAAAGTAGAGCGTCTTCGTCAAATCTCTAGCGCAAAAGGCGTAGAAGTAGCTCATCTTGTTCTGGCTTGGTACTTAACGCGCGATTCAATTGATGTATTAATTCCAGGGGCAAAACGCTCTGAACAAGTACTTGATAACTTAAAAACACTAGATGTTCAGCTCACTTCTTCCGAAATTAAAGACATTGATCATATTTTTAAATAA
- a CDS encoding DUF4181 domain-containing protein: MYILIMLVAAAVVVDFILRKVLDIPRSKFWGKYEYESLALERWDKYVMVAFVLFLILDMIFMVVETYIVSFLFLVVNILLKSIDEWKYKQETKEYVTSFVQMGFFFTAFVLLASGRI; the protein is encoded by the coding sequence ATGTATATATTAATCATGCTAGTTGCAGCAGCAGTCGTAGTAGATTTTATTTTAAGAAAAGTGCTTGATATACCTCGCAGCAAATTTTGGGGCAAATATGAGTATGAAAGTCTAGCTTTAGAACGTTGGGACAAATATGTAATGGTAGCTTTTGTTCTTTTTCTGATATTGGATATGATTTTTATGGTTGTAGAGACTTATATCGTATCTTTCCTATTCTTAGTCGTGAATATTTTGCTGAAAAGTATAGATGAATGGAAATATAAACAAGAAACAAAAGAATACGTAACAAGCTTTGTACAGATGGGGTTCTTCTTTACGGCTTTTGTTCTATTAGCCAGCGGAAGGATATAG